Part of the Candidatus Campbellbacteria bacterium genome is shown below.
AAGTAACGATACAAGAGGACTTCGCTGTCCTTGTAAAACAACTGATGACATTGATCGTTCATCAAAAATAACGTCGTTGGTCATGACTCTATACTAGCTATTCCGTGTGTATTTGTCGAGAGGTACAATCTAGGTAACATATACACGCTTTGTTTGTGTAAGCATTTCGTCTTTTGAATATTGTTCTGCGATAGTTTTTTTCAACCCTGCTCCAAAGCGTGACCGCTTAGTCTCATTTTTACATAGGTTTTGTAAGGCTTTTTTGAGTTCCTCGGTATTTGAAGACGTGACGAGGAGACCGCTCTTTTCATGCGTTATAACTTCTGGAATACCACCAACGTTTCCTGCAATACACGCAAGTCCTGCAATTCCGGCCTCAAGAAGTACATACGGTACACCTTCTTTAAGGGAGGGGAGGAAAAAAATATCAAATGCACCGTAATACAAATAGCCCCGTGGCACAAATCCAAGCATAACAATATAGTTCTCGGCATTATTTTTTTTGATGTGTACAGAAAGTGTTTCGCGCAATTCACCATCACCCATACACACATAAAAAATCTTTTCGGACGCCGATTGATTATATGCAATCACAGCATCAATGGCGCGTAGGTGATTTTTATTTGGTGTGAGTTCAGCATTGGTGAGCACCCAGATATCATGCGCATGTTCTTCAATCACTGTTTGGTCAAAAAGTTTTAATCGAGCGATGTCGCGTTGCAACGGCTCATACATCGCAATGCCGTTTCGTATGAGGTGAATTTTATTTTTAACGAAGGGCATGCGCTGTCCAATGCGCACATCATATTCTGAAATACAAATAGTTTTGTGTGTGAAAACAATGGTAAGCCATGAAAAGAATACGATGAGGATTTTTTGTGCCATATTTCGCTGCTCCCAAAACGGCCATCCGTGCGCGGTGAAAAGTATTTTTTGTATTCCCGCGAGACGTGCAACAAACGCACCCACACCACCGGCCTTTGAAGAGTTGAGGTGCACAACATCGGGTTTGAACATTTTGTACAATTTCCACAACTCAAACAGGGAAGAAAATTCTTTTCTAAAACTAATATCGCGTTGAAAACTTTTGATTTCAAACACGGGAATATTTTTTTCACGCAACATCGAGACAAGTAGTCCATTGCCACCACACGCAACCGCAACCTCGAACTCTGAAGTGGGGAGTGACGTTGCTATATCGTATACGTATCGTTGCGCTCCACCCCAGTTGGACTTGGTGATGACAAAGAGTATTTTTTTTCGTCCGTTCATTACATCACTATATCCAGCACTTACCTTTACGGCAATAGCTAAAATAAAAAGTGATTATGGTAAGTGCTGGATATATCCTTTGTTGGGTGGGCTTCACAAGCGCCCCACTCTGATGTACCGTGTGTGTATTCATGCACGTAGGGAAAATAGTTAATCGTTCAGAAGCATTCATTCTCTTCCTTGGGGACGTACTCGTCCTGTATTTTTCATTGTGGATAACGCTTTTTTTGAGACGTTTTGAAATTCCCGACACAAACGCCCTTGAGTCACACTTTCAGCCTTTCACAATCCTTTTTGTGTTGTGGATTCTAGTATTTTTTATTGCGGGACTCTATGACAAGCACACCACCTTTCTTAAAAAGCGTATTCCGTCCATTATTTTGAATGCACAAGTGGTCAATATCATTCTCGGTATCTTTTTCTTCTACTTCATTCCCTATTTTGGGATTACACCAAAAACAACACTCTTTATTTTTCTTGTTGTGTCTTTTTTGTGTGTGGTTACGTGGAGACGCAACAGTCTCATGTTTTTTGAATCTCCCGAACGGCAGGCCGCAATACTTATCGGAAGCGGAAGCGAAATGGACGAACTAAAGCGTGAGGTCAACGGCAATCCCCGGTACGGAATCTTTTTCGCCTCAACAATAGATTTGTCTGATATTGCTGACTTAGATTTTCAGAAAGAAGTTGTTGAGCGCGTATATGCCGAGGGTATCACGACAATCGTGATAGACACTAAACATGAAAACGTAATACAAATCCTGCCCAAGTTTTATAACCTCATGTTTTCAGGTGTTCGGTTTATTGATATGCACAAAGTGTACGAAGACATTTTTGACCGTATTCCACTTTCTCTCGTGCAACACAGTTGGTTTCTTGAAAATATTTCCGCGACACGAAAGTTTACATACGAATTTTTGAAACGTGCGATGGATATTGTGCTCTCTATTCCGCTGTTGCTTGTATCTTTCGTTCTTTTTCCTTTTGTGTACCTTGCCATTCGTCTTGAAGACAAGGGTCCGTTATTTATTTCACAGGACCGTGTGGGAAGAAACAACCACGTCATTCGTATTTTTAAGGTGCGTACGATGACGGGAAGTGATTCGGGAGACGATGTGCTTGCAAGCAAGCACGAAGTAACCAAGACGGGAGCGATACTTCGAAAACTTCGCATTGATGAATTGCCACAACTATGGAACGTGTTTCGTGGGGACCTTTCTTTAATTGGTCCGCGCCCTGAATTTCCTGCAATGGTAAAACACTACGAACACGAAGTGCCGTTTTATAATGTGCGTCACTTGATTAAACCCGGGCTGTCCGGTTGGGCGCAGATTTATCACGAACATCACCCGCACCACGGAACGGATGTGGGGGAGACGCGAGTGAAACTGTCCTATGATTTGTACTACATCAAAAACAGAAGCATTACACTAGACCTCAAAATTGCACTCAAAACGGTGAAAACCATTCTATCGCGGGCGGGAATATAAAATAGCTTGTTAGGTTGTAGCTTCGTTAGCTTGCTAGGGAAGAGAGGATAGCTTGTTAGCTTGTAGCTTCTTTAGCTTGTTAGGGAAGAGGGGAAAAGAGCCTAAAATAAGGTTATTTTGGGCATACGAGGAAGTATTGACCCCGATAGTGTTTTGCCCGCGTTAAAACACTATCGGGGTTGACAAAATGATAATAATGATGTTATACTATCAGAGTAAGTTCTTTCACAGGAAATTGTCTGCCTGCGCAGGCAGGCGAAATTGACCGCAGTTTTGAGGGTTTTTTCATTCTATAATTCTATAGAATTATAGAATGTTGGAAATGAATTTTCAAAACCGCGGTTAATGGAGACAGCGGCCACAAATAGGAGGCTGACCATGCGCGAAAGCATGCTCGGTCGTATCGTAGTAATGATCGTGACCGTTCCCGCCGAGTGGTTGGGGATGCTCGTCGATCTGCTGGAGAAGCTGCTCGGCAAGGCCGGAGCGGAATGGTTCACTGCCCTCGGGCGTTTCCTCCGCAAGGAGGAGGTCTGGAGCGGTAAGAAGAACCTTCTCCGCTTTCTCTTCACCAGCAAGGTTGCGGGGAGCAAGAAGTTCGTCGCCAAGGATGCGTTCCGGATCAACATGGATCTGGGTCAGCGCACCCGCATCAGCCACCTCGGCGAGAACTTCAAGCGGCAGTTTTTGTCGAAGGTCGAGGAGAATGTGGACGACACAACTCTGTGTCTCCACGAGCTTCTCAAAACCTCACGCGACATTCCCATCGTCGCGGAGCTCGGCAACGAAGAGGGCGTGGAGATTTTCCTCGCCCACTTCTGTGAGGTTCTCGCCGTTAAGCAGGCCGTGGGCAACCTGACGTTGACCGTCAGCTACGTCCGTGACAAGGACGACGTGCTGTGCGCGGTCTTCGGGGAATGGTTAGACAGCGGCTGGATCGTGGAGGCCGACTATCTCGGCAGCCCCGACAGGTGGGGCCAGGGTATTTGCTTCGTCTCCCGCCTGTCTCCTGCATGCGCAGACATGACACAGGCAAGCAATTCCTGAGGAGGTTTGGGCCCGCCCGATGCACACGTTGTTGTGCGGAGGCGGGCCTTTTTCATATTTATTTTACTATCTACTACCTACTACTCGTCTCGTGTTATATGATGTCAGTCATGCTTATCAACGGAAAAGAAATCGCGGAGGATATTTGTTCTCGTGTTCAAAAGATACTTTCAAAAACCAACACACACCTGTCCCTCGGTGTGGTTATGGTAGGAAATGACGTCGTTATGGAGCAGTTTGTGCGTATTAAGAAGCGTGTTGCGGAATCTGTTGGTGTGACGCTTACGGAGCATCGGTTTTCGAAAGAAATAACAACACAGGAACTTGTTCGTGCGGTTCAGGACATCATTACTGAGAGCAATAGCATTATTGTCCAATTACCGCTCCCGCAACATATTGATTTCAAAAAAATACAAAATGTTATTCCCGCGTCGCATGATGTGGATTGTCTTGGCACACAAGCACGAAATGCATTTGAAAGAGGAGATAGTCCACTTCTTCCTCCGGTTGTTGGGGCAATCAAGGAGATTCTTGAACGATACAGCATTGAGGTCGCGGAAAAACATGTTGTCGTTGTTGGAAAAGGAATACTTGTGGGTGAGCCAGTTGCGGTGTGGATGTCGCAGTGGGGAGCGCACGTCGTTTCGTTGGATGACCAAGATGTTGTTGCAGAGCACACACACAAAGCTGACATTATTGTGCTCGGTGCGGGTGCTCCGCACTTTCTAAAACCCGACATGGTAAAAAATGGCGTGGTGATTCTTGATGCAGGCACATCTGAGAGCGGTGGAAAAGTTGTTGGTGATGCAGACCCAACATGTGCCGACAAAGCTTCACTCATGACACCTGTTCCGGGAGGCATTGGGCCGATTGCAGTGGCGATGCTTTTTAAAAACCTTTTAATATGCAGTGGTACTGATGTATGACACATGCTCTTGTGTGGGGGTTACGCAAACTTGTTCTGTGAAGGTTTTTGTGTAACCAACGTTGTTTCTCGGTGTATCTATGTTGTAGAAGAGAACAGTATTGTGTTATTGTCAAATGGTGGTATAATTCTTCTCAGAAGTTCAAACTGGAGGTGGACAATGTCCCCAAAGGAAAAGCTTTTGGTGAAGCATGTCATGGCCCAGGTGGCCCTTGAGTTCTCGCGAGGTCCGGGCGAGGAGCCTCTGGACATCAGTGGTTTTTCGATTCCACCGCCCGCTCCGAAGTTACCAGAGGTTATTACTCTGGTGGACAAAACGAAGCTCAAGCCAAAGACGGATGCAGACATGCTTGCCGACTTGGCCGCAATTGAGGAGAAAAGCCGACGACGGGCACAAGAAAAGATATCGGCTGGCGAGCGGTTTGTTCTGAAAGAGAAGGAGCCAGATCTTCGGGCTGAAATCATTACCTGGGCTAACAACCAAGGGATGAGTATTAGGACCGCCCAGTCCCACTCTCCGCAGATTGCAAAGGATTTGCGGAAAATCGGATGGAAATCTTTGACTGAAGCACAAGTCAGACAAATGATTTCCACCATGATTCACCAACGATAACCAGACAACGTGTCTGAGGGGGCCTCTGCGGAGGTCCCTTTTCTTTTTACTCGAAAAGTGTATACTCGCTGATGTTTATGACTTCGGCGGAACAAAATAAAACTTCCAATTCTACCGGAATGAGGTACCGAATAGGTTCGGTTGTCATTCTTATAGTCGCCATTCTGGTCGGCTATTTTGTGTATTCGAGTGAGCAGAGTCCAAATCAGCGTTTTCATTTTAAAGCTGGTCTTGATTTGGCGGGTGGAACACTTCTTACCTACAGTGCGGATGTGTCAGGTGTGCCAGTAAGTGATGTCGGAGATGCGATGAATTCACTTCGTGATGTGATTGAACGTCGTGTAAACATTTTTGGTGTTTCAGAGCCAGTGGTGCAAGTTGAAGAAGCGCGTATTGCTGACGGAAAAGAACAACGTCTCATCGTGGAGCTTCCGGGTGTAACTGATATTGACGAAGCAATCAAACAGCTCGGTAAAACACCACTTCTCGAATTTAAGTTGGCACAAGACATCCAAGTTACAAACGGTACAACCACGCTAACAGGATATGTTGCTACGGGACTCACCGGGCGTTTTCTGAAAAGTGCGCAATTGCAATTTAGTCAGGGTAGCAGTCAGGGTCTCATTCAAGAGCCGATTGTTGCGCTTACATTTAACGACGAAGGAACAACACTTTTTGCTGATATTACTTCTAAACACCTCGGTGAACGACTTGCTATTTTTCTTGATGATGAAATGAAGGGTGATCCAACTATTCAGGCAACCATTACTGATGGAAAAGCAATCATCACTGGCCTGACCGCTGATGAGGCAAAGGAAATGGCACGTAATCTTAGTTTCGGTGCACTTCCTGTTCCAATTACATTGGTCGGTGCTGATTCAATTGGTCCAACACTTGGTGAGCAAGTGTCTCGTGCTGGTATGCTCGCGGGCCTCTGGGGCTTCATCGTTATCTCTCTTTTCATGATTCTCTGGTACCGACTTCCTGGTGTTGTTGCGACATTCTCTCTTGCGATATACGCAGCACTCGTGTTGGCACTCTTTAAACTCATTCCAATTACACTGACTGCTCCTGGTATTGCTGGTTTTGTGTTGTCGGTTGGTATGGCTGTTGATGCTAACATTCTTGTATTTGAACGAATCAAAGAAGAAATTAAGGCTGGCAAAGAAATGCGTGATGCCATTACTGATGGATTTGCCCGTGCATGGTTCTCAATTCGTGACGCCAACTTCACCGGCATTTTGACAGCAATTGTTTTGTTCTATACAACGACAAGTCTTGTTAAGGGTTTTGCCCTCACACTCCTTCTTGGTATCGCCGTTTCAATGTTCACTGCGCTTTCAATCACACGAACGTTCCTTGAGGCAATTGCTCCAAATAAAGTAACGCCGATGGTCAGGTTCTTATTCGGTTCAGGCCTTTCAAAATAATTGTATGTTTGTTATTCGTCACAAAGCAATTTTCTTTCTCATCTCCGGCGCACTCGTCGTTGCTTCGTTGGTGATGCTTGCGGTGTGGGGTCTTAATCCTGGTGTTGATTTTTCTGGTGGTTCAATTGTGCAAGTGGGATACTCAACAAGCACGCGTCCGTCTGTAGATACCGTGAAGGCGATGGTTGAGGAAGCTGGTTTTAATGATGTTACTGTACGCGAATCAGGTGATAGTAGCTTGACCATTCGTACACAAATGCTCGTTGATGCAAATCGCACCACTCTTACAAATCTTTTGACGGGGACATCAACAACAGGAACAACGACCGCAGTGACAGGTGTGATTGAGCGCTTGAGTTCTGTTGGACCAACGGTTGGTGAGGAGCTCCGACGTAAAACACTTATCGCAATTTCGCTCGTCATACTCATCATTATTTTGTATGTCGCATTTGTATTTCGTAAGGTTTCAAAACCGATTTCATCATGGATGTACGGATTAGTTGCCATCCTCACACTTCTTCACGACATCATTATTCCAACAGGAGCATTCGTTCTTCTCGGACACCTCAATGGACTTGAGGCAGACACGCTTTTTGTTGTGGCACTTTTGACTATTCTTGGTGTCTCGGTGAGTGACACCATCGTTGTGTTTGATCGTATCCGTGAAAATCTGCGTTTGAATGGTGAGTCAAGGGTCAAGGAACCTTTTGACGAAACGGTAGGGAAGAGTTTGCAACAGACATACGTTCGTTCGTTCAACACATCGTTCTCAATTATTCTTGTGTTGCTTATCCTTTTCTTCCTCGGTGGTCCAACGATTCACAGCTTCATGCTCACCCTTCTCGTAGGGCAAATTGCTGGTACATACTCTTCAATCTTCATTGCAAGTCCACTTTTGGTGGTTATTGCCAACCGAAAGCTTGAAAAAGAGGCTCGACACTAAGCAGATAAGCAACATTGACTCCTTTTCAGAAGGGGTGTAATATGCTCAATACAAAGGCCCCGCGAGGGGTTTTTAATTACCAGAAACACGAAACATGTAGCACGTATCTTGTAGCAAAAAGTATTGTTACATGTTGTGAGTTACATGTTACATCATACCTATGTCACGTTTCATTCAATATCTTAAAGACACAAAGACAGAGCTCAAACATGTAAGTTGGCCAACGCGCAACCAAGCAATTGCATTTACGATTGTGGTGGTTGCTATTTCAATTTTTACTGCAGCATATCTTGGCGCACTTGATGCACTCTTTACTTTTTTGGTCCAGAAATTTCTTATCTAGTTCGTCCAACTCAAATACATTTTTAGCTTTTTCAACACAACACTATGAATCAACAAAAAGTTCAAAAACAACACGACCAAGGACGCAACTGGTATGCCATTCACACGTACGCTGGATACGAAGACGCCGTGGTGCGCAATTTAAAACAGCGCGTTGAATCTCTTGGTATGGAAGATAAAATTTTTAACGTACTTGTTCCCACTGAGAAAAAAATAAAAGTGAAACGTGGAAAACGTGTTGAAGAAGAAGAAAAAGTATACCCAGGATACATCCTTGTGGACATGATAGTGACGGATGATTCATGGTACGTGGTTCGCAACACTCCCCGTGTAACAGGATTTGTTGGCTCAGGTGTGCAACCAGTTCCACTCAAGCAAGATGAAATTGATGAACTCTTTGGTCGCATGAAGGCAGACATGCCAATGCACATGATTGATTTTGAACAAGATGACCGGCTTATTATTATTGATGGTCCGTTCAAGGATTTTGAAGGACGTGTATCTGAGGTTGACCGTCAGCGCGGAAAGGTAAAGATTCTTGTGTCTATGTTTGGGCGAGAAACGCCAGTAGAGCTCGATTTTTTACAAGTAAAAAAAATCTAGCCCAAATTCAAGGTTCAAAGCACAAAGCTCAAAAAACTTGAAAAAAGCCCAAAAATACTGTAATATTCTCTCGTTACGCTTTCGGTTTTATCTCTAGATTCAAGCTTCACGAGTCTAGAAACCTAATTAGTATATGGCCAAAAAAGTACTTAAAACACTCAAATTACAGATTGCCGGAGGTGCAGCAACACCTGCGCCACCACTTGGACCTGCACTTGGTCAAGCTGGAGTGAATATTGGTGACTTTGTTACCAAGTTCAATGCAGCAACACAAACCATGCGAGGCGAAACAGTTTCCGTTGTGCTGACTGTTTTTGAAGACAGAAGTTATACATTTGTTCTCAAAAGTCCTCCAGCTTCAAGTTTGCTTATTAAAGCAGCGGGAGTAGAGAAAGGTTCAGGAAATCCTCTCAAGCCAGTTGGTTCAGTGACGAAAGCGCAGGTTCGCGAAATTGCAGAGCGCAAAATGGCAGACCTCAACGCACACGATATTGACGCAGCAATGAAAATTATTGAAGGAAGTGCTCGCTCAATGGGGATTGAAGTGAAGTAATTCTCACTTCAATCTGCCGGAGGTTGTCGAGTTGGAGAAAAGGTATCAATATACCTTTTCTCGGCCCGCACGACTTTTCAACAGAAAAGTACGTGTGGGTTGAAGTGAAATAGAAAAATTTTTCTAACAAAAAAGCGCCTAGTGGCGCTTTTTTGGTTTTCGTATTTCGCGATCAAGATACATTTTTGGAATCATCTGCTCTGGCTTCCAAGACTTTTTTAATTTTGAGAGAAGTTTTGAACCTTGATACTTTCCGTCGGACGTGTAGTCTCTGTGTCTTTTGAGTATCGGTCCAGTTTCAAAGAAAATAATTTGTGCAACACGTCGTCCGACGACGAGGGGAATGGAGTAGTGCGTTGAGTTATTGGTAATTTCCATCGTCCAACGGTTGATATATCCAACATCACCCCAGCCTGCACATTTACACACCTCGATAAAATTTCGTCCCAACGATGATCTAGCTTTCATCATTGTTGTTATCGTCTCCCGTCCCCCAATGAACTCGTTTGTGTGTGCGAGAATCGTTTCACCAGGACTAAGAAGAATTACCTTATCATCTGGCGAGATGCCATCAAATTCAAATTTATAATGTTTGAACAATTCTCGAGCAGTGATTGCTCGGAGTGGTTTTTTACCCCACACCCGCTCTGTGTGTTTCTTGTCATACACATTGTAAATGGTCTGAAAGTGCTGTGGTGGTTGCTCTGCATAAAACCACTCACCAAGGGTTACGTCATAGCTTGACGTAGAAAGATTTTCTGGGATAAAAGGGTCAATGACAATTTTATCCTTTTTCATTTCCTCCAGTATTCGTTTGTTTGAAAGTGCCATGAAGACAGTATATACGGCTACTAGGAAAAGAAAATCCCCACCGCAGCAATCACAGCGCCCAGTGAAGGTATCACTGTGGTACACTTTCTGACGAATATGTCATTCATCGAAAAACAAGATGCAGAGGTATACCGAATTCTTCAAGGGGAAGAAAAACGTCAAGCGGAAGGACTTGAGCTTATTCCATCTGAAAATTATGTCTCTCTTGCTGTTTGTGAGGCACTCGCATCAGTAATGACGAATAAGTATTCAGAAGGATATCCAGGCAAACGATATTACGGAGGACAAAAATTTACAGATGAAATAGAAACGTTGGCGATTGAGCGCGCAAAAAAATTATTTGGTGCGAAATTTGCGAATGTGCAACCACTTTCAGGTGCACCGGCAAACATCGCAACCTACTTTGCACTACTTGAACCCGGAGACATGATTTTGGGAATGGATTTGTCACACGGCGGACATCTGACACATGGTCATCCTGTAACGGCAATTACAAAAATATTTCGTTTTGTCCATTACAAAATGAAAAATATTGAAACAGGCGAAATTGATTACGATGCATTACGGGCCACTGCCTTAAAAGAAAAACCAAAAATACTTCTTGCAGGATATTCTGCATACCCCCGCGAACTTGATTATGAAAAATTTGTTTCTATTGCTCGAGAAGTTGGTGCAATTACGGTGATGGATGTTGCACATATTGCGGGATTGATTGCAGGTAAGGTGGTGAAGAATCCGTTTGATTTTGGATTTGATGTTATGACGACAACGACACACAAGACACTGCGTGGTCCGCGTGGTGGAATGATTTTGACACGGGACAATGAAGAGTTTGCAAAAAAAATAGACAAGATGATATTTCCAGGTTTTCAAGGTGGTCCGCATATGAATGTGATTGCAGCAAAAGCAGTTGCGTTTGGTGAAGCATTGTCACCAAAGTTTGCAGAGTATTCTCAACAGATTTTAAAAAACGCAGAAGTAATGGCTGATGTTTTTTTGAAAGAGGATGTTCGTTTGATTACCGGCGGAACATCCAATCATCTCGTTCTTGCTGATGTGTTCGGCTCATGTGGTGTAACAGGGGATGAAGCACAGCGCGCACTTGATGAGGTTGGTATTACAGTAAACAAAAATGTGATTGCCGATGATACACGCAAACCCCTTGACCCGTCGGGGATTCGATTCGGAACTCCAGCAATCACCACGCGCAACTTCAAAGAAAAGGAATGTCGATTT
Proteins encoded:
- a CDS encoding glycosyltransferase, coding for MNGRKKILFVITKSNWGGAQRYVYDIATSLPTSEFEVAVACGGNGLLVSMLREKNIPVFEIKSFQRDISFRKEFSSLFELWKLYKMFKPDVVHLNSSKAGGVGAFVARLAGIQKILFTAHGWPFWEQRNMAQKILIVFFSWLTIVFTHKTICISEYDVRIGQRMPFVKNKIHLIRNGIAMYEPLQRDIARLKLFDQTVIEEHAHDIWVLTNAELTPNKNHLRAIDAVIAYNQSASEKIFYVCMGDGELRETLSVHIKKNNAENYIVMLGFVPRGYLYYGAFDIFFLPSLKEGVPYVLLEAGIAGLACIAGNVGGIPEVITHEKSGLLVTSSNTEELKKALQNLCKNETKRSRFGAGLKKTIAEQYSKDEMLTQTKRVYVT
- a CDS encoding sugar transferase; this translates as MHVGKIVNRSEAFILFLGDVLVLYFSLWITLFLRRFEIPDTNALESHFQPFTILFVLWILVFFIAGLYDKHTTFLKKRIPSIILNAQVVNIILGIFFFYFIPYFGITPKTTLFIFLVVSFLCVVTWRRNSLMFFESPERQAAILIGSGSEMDELKREVNGNPRYGIFFASTIDLSDIADLDFQKEVVERVYAEGITTIVIDTKHENVIQILPKFYNLMFSGVRFIDMHKVYEDIFDRIPLSLVQHSWFLENISATRKFTYEFLKRAMDIVLSIPLLLVSFVLFPFVYLAIRLEDKGPLFISQDRVGRNNHVIRIFKVRTMTGSDSGDDVLASKHEVTKTGAILRKLRIDELPQLWNVFRGDLSLIGPRPEFPAMVKHYEHEVPFYNVRHLIKPGLSGWAQIYHEHHPHHGTDVGETRVKLSYDLYYIKNRSITLDLKIALKTVKTILSRAGI
- a CDS encoding bifunctional 5,10-methylenetetrahydrofolate dehydrogenase/5,10-methenyltetrahydrofolate cyclohydrolase codes for the protein MMSVMLINGKEIAEDICSRVQKILSKTNTHLSLGVVMVGNDVVMEQFVRIKKRVAESVGVTLTEHRFSKEITTQELVRAVQDIITESNSIIVQLPLPQHIDFKKIQNVIPASHDVDCLGTQARNAFERGDSPLLPPVVGAIKEILERYSIEVAEKHVVVVGKGILVGEPVAVWMSQWGAHVVSLDDQDVVAEHTHKADIIVLGAGAPHFLKPDMVKNGVVILDAGTSESGGKVVGDADPTCADKASLMTPVPGGIGPIAVAMLFKNLLICSGTDV
- the secD gene encoding protein translocase subunit SecD, whose amino-acid sequence is MRYRIGSVVILIVAILVGYFVYSSEQSPNQRFHFKAGLDLAGGTLLTYSADVSGVPVSDVGDAMNSLRDVIERRVNIFGVSEPVVQVEEARIADGKEQRLIVELPGVTDIDEAIKQLGKTPLLEFKLAQDIQVTNGTTTLTGYVATGLTGRFLKSAQLQFSQGSSQGLIQEPIVALTFNDEGTTLFADITSKHLGERLAIFLDDEMKGDPTIQATITDGKAIITGLTADEAKEMARNLSFGALPVPITLVGADSIGPTLGEQVSRAGMLAGLWGFIVISLFMILWYRLPGVVATFSLAIYAALVLALFKLIPITLTAPGIAGFVLSVGMAVDANILVFERIKEEIKAGKEMRDAITDGFARAWFSIRDANFTGILTAIVLFYTTTSLVKGFALTLLLGIAVSMFTALSITRTFLEAIAPNKVTPMVRFLFGSGLSK
- the secF gene encoding protein translocase subunit SecF, with the translated sequence MFVIRHKAIFFLISGALVVASLVMLAVWGLNPGVDFSGGSIVQVGYSTSTRPSVDTVKAMVEEAGFNDVTVRESGDSSLTIRTQMLVDANRTTLTNLLTGTSTTGTTTAVTGVIERLSSVGPTVGEELRRKTLIAISLVILIIILYVAFVFRKVSKPISSWMYGLVAILTLLHDIIIPTGAFVLLGHLNGLEADTLFVVALLTILGVSVSDTIVVFDRIRENLRLNGESRVKEPFDETVGKSLQQTYVRSFNTSFSIILVLLILFFLGGPTIHSFMLTLLVGQIAGTYSSIFIASPLLVVIANRKLEKEARH
- the secE gene encoding preprotein translocase subunit SecE, encoding MSRFIQYLKDTKTELKHVSWPTRNQAIAFTIVVVAISIFTAAYLGALDALFTFLVQKFLI
- the nusG gene encoding transcription termination/antitermination protein NusG; protein product: MNQQKVQKQHDQGRNWYAIHTYAGYEDAVVRNLKQRVESLGMEDKIFNVLVPTEKKIKVKRGKRVEEEEKVYPGYILVDMIVTDDSWYVVRNTPRVTGFVGSGVQPVPLKQDEIDELFGRMKADMPMHMIDFEQDDRLIIIDGPFKDFEGRVSEVDRQRGKVKILVSMFGRETPVELDFLQVKKI
- the rplK gene encoding 50S ribosomal protein L11 — its product is MAKKVLKTLKLQIAGGAATPAPPLGPALGQAGVNIGDFVTKFNAATQTMRGETVSVVLTVFEDRSYTFVLKSPPASSLLIKAAGVEKGSGNPLKPVGSVTKAQVREIAERKMADLNAHDIDAAMKIIEGSARSMGIEVK
- a CDS encoding deoxycytidine triphosphate deaminase yields the protein MALSNKRILEEMKKDKIVIDPFIPENLSTSSYDVTLGEWFYAEQPPQHFQTIYNVYDKKHTERVWGKKPLRAITARELFKHYKFEFDGISPDDKVILLSPGETILAHTNEFIGGRETITTMMKARSSLGRNFIEVCKCAGWGDVGYINRWTMEITNNSTHYSIPLVVGRRVAQIIFFETGPILKRHRDYTSDGKYQGSKLLSKLKKSWKPEQMIPKMYLDREIRKPKKRH
- a CDS encoding serine hydroxymethyltransferase: MSFIEKQDAEVYRILQGEEKRQAEGLELIPSENYVSLAVCEALASVMTNKYSEGYPGKRYYGGQKFTDEIETLAIERAKKLFGAKFANVQPLSGAPANIATYFALLEPGDMILGMDLSHGGHLTHGHPVTAITKIFRFVHYKMKNIETGEIDYDALRATALKEKPKILLAGYSAYPRELDYEKFVSIAREVGAITVMDVAHIAGLIAGKVVKNPFDFGFDVMTTTTHKTLRGPRGGMILTRDNEEFAKKIDKMIFPGFQGGPHMNVIAAKAVAFGEALSPKFAEYSQQILKNAEVMADVFLKEDVRLITGGTSNHLVLADVFGSCGVTGDEAQRALDEVGITVNKNVIADDTRKPLDPSGIRFGTPAITTRNFKEKECRFVAERMVAVLKNHTNSDLKEKIHKEICDLAGRLPVPGSFI